In Anaerobacillus isosaccharinicus, one genomic interval encodes:
- a CDS encoding ribonuclease H-like domain-containing protein yields MSLKNKLLRMKGHMQLPEKREPHVETRTTDDGQDWSSISGTPLFLDEQWTIFREVHYPIDYKFGVHRFSELKGVIQLWNEADLNHPLAATGIKENQLVFFDTETTGLGTGTGNTIFLLGYCHIEDDVVKVKQFFLPGPAHEAAMYYHFLDDVQDLSNLVTYNGKAFDWPAVRTRHTLVRDKVGKLPKFGHDDLLHASRRLWKDTLPSCRLSIVEKEILSIERDGDTPGSLAPLLYFDYLREKDPKIIEGVLKHNEMDVLSLIVLYIHLSKKLLNKASTSMNEMYEVARWFEKEKEMTRATLLYEQVTKSQSPRQNDALLALGLIFKKEKKLEEAVDCFLQLADKESGPSVRACIELAKLYEHQFKDIEKAFFYTELAYHRQKHISRLLKERKLLQELKLRSERLNNKR; encoded by the coding sequence ATGTCATTAAAAAATAAACTATTACGGATGAAAGGGCACATGCAGTTACCCGAAAAACGAGAGCCACATGTTGAAACAAGAACAACTGATGACGGACAAGACTGGTCTAGTATAAGTGGAACACCGTTATTTTTAGATGAGCAATGGACGATATTTCGAGAAGTTCACTATCCCATTGACTATAAATTCGGGGTCCATCGATTTTCAGAATTAAAAGGAGTCATCCAGCTTTGGAATGAAGCAGACCTTAACCATCCCCTAGCGGCAACTGGTATCAAAGAAAACCAATTGGTTTTCTTTGATACAGAAACGACAGGTCTTGGGACCGGAACGGGAAATACAATTTTTTTATTAGGCTACTGTCATATTGAGGACGATGTTGTAAAGGTTAAGCAATTTTTTCTTCCAGGCCCAGCTCATGAAGCGGCAATGTACTATCACTTTTTAGATGATGTGCAGGATTTATCCAATCTTGTTACGTATAACGGAAAAGCTTTCGACTGGCCAGCCGTTCGGACACGACACACGTTAGTAAGGGACAAAGTTGGAAAACTACCGAAGTTTGGTCACGATGATTTGCTTCACGCGTCTAGAAGGCTATGGAAAGACACGCTACCGTCTTGTCGTTTGTCCATCGTTGAGAAAGAGATATTAAGTATTGAAAGAGATGGTGACACACCTGGAAGCTTAGCACCGTTATTGTATTTTGATTATTTACGAGAAAAGGATCCAAAGATCATTGAAGGTGTCCTAAAACATAATGAAATGGACGTTTTATCTTTAATCGTCCTATATATTCACCTATCGAAAAAACTATTAAATAAAGCGTCTACCTCCATGAATGAGATGTATGAAGTTGCGCGCTGGTTTGAAAAAGAGAAAGAAATGACAAGAGCAACTCTCCTTTATGAACAAGTGACTAAAAGTCAGTCTCCAAGACAAAATGATGCACTCTTAGCTCTCGGTTTGATTTTTAAAAAAGAAAAAAAACTAGAGGAAGCAGTGGATTGTTTTTTGCAGTTAGCAGACAAAGAATCAGGGCCTTCTGTAAGAGCATGTATTGAGCTAGCAAAACTTTACGAGCATCAATTTAAAGATATCGAAAAGGCTTTCTTTTATACTGAGCTTGCTTATCATCGACAAAAGCACATTAGCAGGCTTTTAAAGGAAAGAAAGCTACTTCAGGAGTTAAAACTGAGAAGTGAGCGATTAAATAATAAGCGGTAA
- a CDS encoding dynamin family protein, which yields MIKEKQQSTVQGIIPFTTEEQQRLEMLRDKKSAGIFEVAFCGHFSAGKSTILNTLLGAEVLPTSPIPTSANIIEIKNGEQGLTVHSKKEAPKVWHGEIPWNKVREWGMNGGDISKMTITAPLQFLGDHSCILDTPGVDSTDESHEAVTVEQLYTTDAILYVMDYNHVQSETNLYFLKQLSLEKKLIYIVINQVDKHNEAEIPFSMFKKSVEDVFRSWEIKYMGMYFTSMKNQNHPLNQFSLLESELKGLLFQSKKLTEGSQLRLEHGFYHAVESRLQEEKQEAILEVISKMKEKGYDLDQLAEEQQLTQQLLSLNKYDEELWGQFDSELGKLFKNVTLFPATTTDKARDWIDSLQPGFRVGLLFTKKKTEEEQERRLEKLLIELQEKVKSQLLFHVQSFFQKVDRTKLSNIEAFEEGYSNLPFQITKEFLKKRVLTEHSNREYVFTFTGEITSEIVKELKNRAKSLVQIQISGLEQFVQREIEQLQQQLAKFKEIQNYSQKMDEIKTRYLIFIESVQEKLKQFPADRHFNEQIVKAMQGEYPKEQGSTFTNIVFENESVIEADALLEHQVSPISFSEEDTTRWLANVKKALLNHQKTTVLAGERNHLLERIERYEKQTFIISLFGAFSAGKSSFANALLGDNVLPVSPNPTTATVSTIQKATTQFPHGTVVVTLKSRQSLDKEIVAVAKELDAKLTLDNIEAWKPNMKEYVSSWQKTYAEYLLTIKNSLGESEWKLGTDLIVTLDDLQGLVADESKACLIEEVHIYYDAPITKKGIVLVDTPGVNSIHGRHTNVAFQQMRSSDAIFYLTYYNHAFSKADQYFLQQMAKVNESFQHDKLYFVINAADLAGSLGELNGVRKHVHDQLVRNGIATPRLYHLSSKEGLISKKQSSNIETSFSKFERAFYDYTVLELKQLSLNMITTELRQFINKANDSIAFMKEETATKVKKHEELKLIVEALVQKVEEAVFTYALRDVTHEFEQLVLYLRERMRFVLNDYFISAINVSVITGNSKKELQEQLVAQIKEWRGLGEYFLKQEFEATVIRMEEAIKERAKKWMIDEGVLIQKQLPFLYVDHEVEIEPLDVVLHDLHITIETNNYLPFIKSKKDFFEHGMVKNLKEVLVADGTEKASIVIDKSTQRYKQAFEDHFLLLENTLKDRLKDAIHHELSRFEALFDQKEQASLQEEYENLRKYLL from the coding sequence GTGATAAAAGAAAAACAACAGTCAACCGTTCAGGGAATCATTCCCTTTACAACAGAAGAACAACAGCGTTTAGAAATGCTTCGTGACAAAAAAAGTGCAGGAATATTTGAAGTTGCTTTTTGTGGACACTTTTCTGCGGGGAAATCAACAATCTTGAATACGTTATTAGGGGCAGAGGTTCTTCCTACAAGCCCAATACCTACAAGTGCGAATATTATTGAGATCAAAAATGGCGAGCAAGGCTTAACAGTTCATTCTAAGAAAGAAGCACCAAAAGTCTGGCATGGGGAAATTCCTTGGAATAAAGTTCGCGAATGGGGAATGAACGGTGGTGACATTTCAAAAATGACCATTACAGCACCACTTCAATTCCTTGGTGACCATAGTTGTATTCTAGATACGCCCGGAGTTGACTCTACTGACGAATCGCATGAAGCTGTAACGGTGGAGCAGCTTTATACAACCGATGCAATTCTATACGTCATGGATTATAATCATGTCCAATCAGAAACAAACCTCTATTTTTTAAAGCAATTATCTCTGGAAAAGAAGCTCATCTATATTGTTATTAACCAAGTTGACAAACATAACGAAGCTGAAATTCCATTTTCAATGTTTAAAAAATCTGTTGAAGACGTTTTCCGTAGTTGGGAAATTAAGTATATGGGAATGTACTTCACTTCAATGAAAAACCAAAACCACCCATTAAATCAGTTTTCGCTTTTAGAAAGTGAGTTAAAAGGATTGTTGTTTCAAAGTAAGAAATTAACGGAAGGATCACAACTTCGATTAGAGCATGGTTTCTACCATGCAGTCGAAAGTCGCCTTCAGGAGGAAAAGCAAGAGGCAATCCTAGAGGTAATTTCCAAAATGAAAGAAAAAGGCTATGACTTAGACCAATTAGCTGAGGAACAACAGCTAACACAACAACTACTTTCTTTGAACAAGTACGATGAAGAGCTTTGGGGTCAATTTGACAGTGAGCTTGGAAAATTGTTTAAAAACGTCACTTTATTCCCAGCAACGACGACCGATAAAGCTCGGGATTGGATTGATAGTTTGCAGCCTGGCTTTAGAGTAGGCCTTCTTTTTACAAAAAAGAAAACTGAAGAAGAACAAGAAAGACGTTTAGAAAAGCTCTTGATCGAACTTCAAGAAAAGGTAAAATCTCAGTTACTATTTCATGTTCAAAGCTTTTTTCAAAAAGTCGATCGAACAAAGTTATCCAATATTGAAGCTTTTGAGGAAGGGTACAGCAACTTGCCGTTTCAGATTACGAAAGAGTTTCTAAAGAAACGTGTCTTAACAGAACACTCTAATCGTGAATATGTGTTTACGTTTACTGGTGAAATTACAAGTGAAATCGTAAAGGAACTAAAAAATCGAGCAAAATCTCTAGTACAAATTCAAATTTCTGGGCTTGAGCAATTCGTCCAAAGGGAAATAGAACAATTACAACAACAACTAGCAAAATTCAAGGAAATTCAAAACTATAGTCAGAAGATGGATGAGATTAAGACTAGATATCTTATATTCATAGAAAGTGTTCAAGAGAAATTGAAACAGTTCCCAGCAGATCGTCACTTCAATGAGCAAATTGTTAAAGCGATGCAAGGTGAGTATCCAAAAGAACAGGGGAGTACGTTTACTAACATTGTTTTTGAAAATGAAAGTGTTATTGAAGCTGACGCTCTTTTGGAGCATCAAGTTAGTCCAATTAGCTTTTCTGAGGAAGATACGACACGCTGGTTAGCAAATGTAAAAAAAGCGTTACTAAATCATCAAAAGACGACAGTTTTAGCAGGAGAGCGAAATCATTTGCTCGAACGAATAGAGCGCTATGAAAAGCAAACGTTCATTATCTCTTTATTTGGAGCCTTTAGTGCCGGAAAATCAAGCTTTGCTAATGCGCTATTAGGAGACAATGTTTTACCTGTATCGCCTAATCCAACAACGGCAACGGTTAGTACAATTCAAAAGGCTACAACCCAATTCCCGCATGGAACAGTTGTTGTTACTTTGAAGTCTAGACAAAGCTTGGACAAAGAAATAGTAGCCGTTGCAAAAGAGTTAGATGCAAAGCTTACGCTAGACAATATTGAAGCTTGGAAGCCTAATATGAAAGAATATGTTTCAAGCTGGCAAAAAACTTATGCAGAGTATTTGTTAACAATTAAAAATAGTTTAGGTGAGAGTGAATGGAAATTAGGAACTGACCTTATAGTGACACTTGACGATTTACAAGGATTAGTTGCAGATGAAAGTAAAGCGTGTTTAATTGAGGAAGTTCATATTTACTACGACGCACCGATTACGAAAAAAGGAATTGTCTTAGTTGATACACCAGGAGTGAATTCTATCCATGGTCGTCATACAAATGTTGCATTCCAACAAATGCGTTCTTCAGACGCAATATTTTATTTAACCTATTATAATCATGCGTTTTCGAAGGCTGATCAATACTTTTTACAGCAAATGGCCAAAGTAAATGAAAGCTTTCAACATGATAAATTATATTTTGTTATTAATGCTGCCGATTTAGCTGGTAGCCTAGGCGAGTTAAACGGTGTCCGCAAACATGTTCATGATCAACTTGTGAGAAACGGGATTGCCACGCCACGCCTCTACCATTTATCTAGTAAAGAAGGGTTGATTAGTAAAAAGCAAAGTTCAAATATAGAAACTAGCTTTTCTAAGTTTGAGCGGGCTTTTTACGATTATACGGTTTTAGAATTAAAGCAACTCAGCTTGAATATGATAACCACGGAACTAAGGCAATTTATAAATAAAGCAAACGACAGCATAGCATTCATGAAGGAAGAAACGGCGACGAAGGTGAAAAAGCACGAAGAATTAAAGTTAATCGTTGAAGCTCTAGTTCAGAAAGTTGAGGAGGCAGTGTTTACCTACGCCCTTCGAGATGTGACTCATGAATTTGAGCAGTTAGTTCTTTATTTACGAGAGCGGATGCGCTTTGTGCTTAATGATTACTTCATTAGTGCGATCAATGTGTCGGTGATTACTGGCAATAGCAAAAAGGAACTACAAGAACAATTAGTCGCGCAAATAAAAGAATGGCGTGGCTTAGGGGAATATTTCTTAAAGCAAGAATTTGAGGCCACTGTTATTCGAATGGAAGAAGCTATTAAAGAACGGGCGAAAAAATGGATGATCGATGAGGGTGTCTTAATACAAAAACAACTTCCGTTTTTATATGTTGATCATGAAGTTGAAATAGAACCTCTTGATGTTGTTCTCCATGATTTGCACATAACGATTGAAACGAATAATTATTTACCTTTTATTAAATCGAAAAAAGACTTTTTCGAACATGGTATGGTAAAGAACCTAAAAGAAGTACTTGTAGCAGATGGTACAGAAAAAGCGAGTATTGTTATTGACAAGTCTACGCAACGTTATAAACAAGCTTTCGAAGATCATTTTCTACTATTAGAGAACACTTTGAAGGATCGCTTAAAGGATGCAATACACCATGAACTAAGTCGTTTTGAAGCGTTATTTGATCAAAAAGAACAAGCTTCGTTGCAAGAGGAATATGAGAATTTACGAAAGTATTTGCTTTAA
- a CDS encoding DUF294 nucleotidyltransferase-like domain-containing protein — translation MNKVDHKKLRDTPPFDILTREEFDGITKEAELLLFKKNEFLFHEDEEEIELYFLIAGSAKNILHKTSGEQFSVRYYYPGDLIGLMIMLAGGQMTFSVQAIQDCEVFLLKKAALLQVMAKNEAFSEIVLEGIGDRMKTLYDEIKREHNGEETENIPLLRTRIDRIMSKATFISPNDTIIQAARRLRSQTNVGLVVVDEENRLLGTVTQRDLLHAIVLNDTNKLVRDIMNKKPYRAPVDSFSYDVLSYFKDDHVDFIPVVKQDKVVGALTAESFLQLQASNYVSLSHGIHHAPSLDLVAKYAAVNNRLFIDFVEQLLSENTYAYDVCELISNYNDKVHRQVIKMALKEMKEEGFGTPPINYCFIVMGSQGRKEQAFSTDQDNGLILDNYEHLPNKDEIETYFKTFAYKINHGLVACGFPLCTGEVMAKEAKWRRSLNNWIVEVERWVKETDSEEIRDFTIFIDYRPIFGDFSLARNLREATTATVTKGKMLHLLLMKDTIRFRVPLNPFGMITTSGKEHSINLKKAAIMQIVNGVRIFSIKNGIHEENTIKRLNLLKEMEVFHPRDVTNAQTVLHILMRMRLLNNIGQLRNNLNLSNELSLDFVDKEEKKKLKEALSIAKRLQQMSELSFGRKRGI, via the coding sequence TTGAATAAAGTAGACCACAAAAAACTTCGGGATACACCGCCTTTTGATATTTTAACAAGAGAAGAGTTTGATGGGATTACGAAAGAAGCAGAGCTACTTCTGTTTAAAAAAAATGAATTTTTGTTTCATGAAGACGAAGAGGAAATTGAACTTTATTTTTTAATAGCAGGTTCCGCCAAAAACATTCTCCATAAAACGAGTGGAGAACAGTTTTCGGTGCGCTATTATTATCCTGGGGATTTAATTGGCTTGATGATTATGTTAGCTGGTGGGCAAATGACGTTTTCGGTTCAAGCAATCCAGGACTGTGAAGTATTTCTCTTAAAAAAAGCAGCATTGTTGCAAGTGATGGCAAAAAATGAAGCCTTTTCAGAGATTGTTCTTGAAGGTATTGGCGATCGGATGAAAACTCTATACGATGAGATTAAGCGTGAACATAACGGGGAGGAAACGGAGAACATCCCGCTATTACGGACGAGAATCGATAGAATTATGAGTAAAGCGACATTTATTTCTCCTAACGACACGATTATACAAGCAGCTAGACGGCTTCGCTCGCAAACGAATGTAGGCTTAGTAGTCGTTGATGAAGAAAATCGGTTACTAGGAACAGTGACACAACGGGATTTGTTACACGCAATTGTATTAAATGACACGAATAAGCTTGTAAGAGACATTATGAATAAGAAGCCATATAGGGCCCCAGTAGATTCGTTTTCTTACGATGTCTTGTCCTACTTTAAAGATGACCACGTTGATTTTATCCCTGTTGTCAAACAAGACAAAGTCGTTGGGGCCTTAACTGCAGAATCGTTTCTACAACTTCAAGCTTCAAATTATGTTAGTTTGTCGCATGGGATCCATCATGCGCCATCATTAGACCTTGTAGCTAAATATGCAGCAGTCAATAACCGTTTGTTTATCGATTTTGTTGAGCAATTACTATCTGAAAATACGTATGCTTATGACGTTTGTGAATTAATTTCCAACTACAATGATAAAGTTCACCGACAAGTAATAAAAATGGCCTTAAAAGAAATGAAAGAAGAAGGTTTTGGTACACCACCAATTAATTACTGCTTTATTGTGATGGGAAGTCAAGGGAGAAAAGAACAGGCGTTTAGTACTGACCAAGACAACGGCCTAATCCTTGATAATTATGAGCACCTCCCAAATAAGGACGAAATTGAAACTTATTTCAAAACTTTTGCTTACAAAATTAATCATGGTCTCGTTGCTTGCGGTTTCCCCCTATGTACAGGGGAGGTTATGGCAAAAGAAGCAAAATGGCGCCGTTCTCTAAATAATTGGATTGTAGAAGTAGAGCGTTGGGTCAAGGAAACAGATTCAGAGGAAATTAGAGATTTTACTATTTTTATTGATTACCGGCCAATTTTCGGCGATTTTTCTTTAGCAAGAAACCTTCGGGAAGCAACGACAGCTACAGTTACAAAAGGAAAAATGCTTCACTTACTGTTAATGAAGGATACAATTAGATTTCGTGTACCTTTAAATCCTTTTGGGATGATAACGACATCAGGAAAAGAACATTCAATTAACTTAAAAAAAGCAGCAATTATGCAAATTGTGAATGGGGTCCGGATATTTTCGATCAAGAACGGAATTCACGAAGAGAACACAATAAAACGACTTAATTTATTGAAAGAGATGGAAGTGTTTCACCCTCGTGATGTGACAAATGCCCAAACCGTACTTCACATTCTGATGAGAATGAGGCTTTTAAATAATATTGGTCAGTTGCGAAATAATCTGAATTTATCAAATGAGCTCTCATTAGATTTTGTTGATAAAGAGGAAAAAAAGAAGCTGAAAGAAGCTTTGAGTATCGCTAAGCGCCTTCAGCAAATGAGCGAGCTAAGCTTCGGAAGGAAACGAGGGATTTAA
- a CDS encoding PolC-type DNA polymerase III → MEPVPSLRIIKYVLYDHFSMKRKQQKHVSKELQNEILNEMLSMKTTLSLKQSFNETTFTVFDLETTGFFPKLGDEIVSIGAIKLNVNEIKFPEHFYEVVSPIGEVPEYIYSLTGLAKEQVENGCSFQEAFLKFLQFSKETVLVAHPASFDVHFLQVMAKRWGLPKYNPLFIDSYFLANFLQPKLNNKLDRLVSYFEIDQKERHHALNDAQMTAEVFTKLLEMLEEKDVLNFEDYLKIRGKKKGKLVVV, encoded by the coding sequence TTGGAACCAGTCCCATCACTACGAATAATTAAATATGTTCTGTACGATCATTTTTCTATGAAGCGAAAGCAACAAAAACATGTAAGTAAAGAGCTTCAAAATGAAATATTAAATGAAATGCTTTCAATGAAGACGACTCTTTCACTTAAACAGAGCTTCAATGAAACAACTTTTACAGTTTTTGATTTAGAAACTACTGGTTTTTTTCCGAAACTAGGTGATGAAATTGTTTCAATCGGTGCAATTAAGTTAAATGTAAATGAAATCAAGTTTCCTGAGCACTTCTATGAAGTAGTCTCACCGATTGGTGAAGTTCCTGAATATATTTATTCCCTTACTGGACTAGCAAAAGAACAGGTTGAGAATGGCTGTTCGTTTCAAGAAGCATTCTTAAAGTTCTTACAGTTCAGTAAAGAGACCGTTTTAGTCGCTCATCCGGCTTCTTTCGATGTCCATTTTTTACAAGTGATGGCAAAACGGTGGGGTTTACCTAAGTATAACCCGTTATTCATAGATTCTTACTTTCTTGCGAATTTCTTGCAACCGAAACTGAATAACAAACTTGACAGATTGGTCTCATATTTTGAAATTGATCAAAAAGAACGACATCATGCTCTTAATGATGCCCAAATGACAGCAGAAGTGTTTACTAAGCTATTAGAGATGTTAGAAGAAAAAGATGTTCTTAATTTTGAGGATTATTTAAAAATTAGAGGCAAGAAAAAAGGGAAACTTGTTGTTGTTTAA
- a CDS encoding 2Fe-2S iron-sulfur cluster-binding protein, whose product MPTINVIDYHSFEGEDGKKLVNVLEDNGVDILHRCGGNSKCTSCRVEVIEGDFGPKSESEQQTLAAKGFNDDHIRLSCQVRVSGDATVKAVMTKTNSNLEPGTRPAD is encoded by the coding sequence GTGCCAACTATTAATGTTATTGACTATCACTCTTTTGAAGGAGAAGATGGCAAAAAGCTAGTGAATGTTTTAGAGGATAACGGTGTCGATATTTTACATCGCTGTGGCGGAAATTCCAAATGCACAAGCTGTAGAGTTGAGGTTATTGAAGGAGATTTTGGTCCAAAATCAGAAAGTGAGCAACAAACATTAGCTGCAAAGGGTTTTAATGATGATCATATTCGCTTGTCCTGTCAAGTTCGAGTGAGTGGTGACGCTACGGTTAAGGCTGTAATGACAAAAACAAACTCTAATTTAGAACCTGGCACAAGACCAGCCGATTAA
- a CDS encoding spore coat protein, with the protein MFFPGRRPAVQSQVLPPRVHPTQQNVVYNCCEYIVPEVHPAHTTVVNKHLYKHYHNFPQTVSQVDQVANQQFMCPPGPPMPVPGPGVGPAGFGAPGVGGPGFAGAAAPRRRFF; encoded by the coding sequence ATGTTCTTTCCAGGACGCAGACCAGCAGTACAATCACAAGTTTTACCACCACGTGTTCATCCAACGCAACAAAATGTAGTTTATAATTGCTGTGAATATATAGTGCCAGAGGTGCACCCTGCTCATACAACAGTAGTGAACAAACACCTTTACAAGCACTATCATAACTTCCCGCAAACTGTATCACAAGTTGATCAGGTTGCTAACCAGCAATTTATGTGCCCTCCAGGACCTCCGATGCCTGTACCAGGGCCAGGAGTAGGGCCAGCAGGGTTTGGAGCACCGGGTGTTGGCGGACCAGGGTTCGCAGGCGCAGCAGCACCACGTCGTCGTTTCTTTTAA
- a CDS encoding DUF1273 domain-containing protein — MVKILAVTGYKSHELGIFDEKHVGIKYIKNVLEKRIISFIEDGLEWVIISGQLGVELWCAEVVLGLKKQYPQLRLAVLTPFYNQESNWNELRKEQYGRVLQQADYVDSITKRDYENPSQLKLKNQFIVEKSDGLLVIYDDDKPGSPSYYLSYAKQRCEGSNYQIFYIFPDEIEQAYQDEISHW, encoded by the coding sequence ATCGTAAAAATATTGGCGGTTACTGGTTATAAATCCCATGAATTAGGGATTTTTGATGAAAAGCATGTCGGTATTAAATACATAAAGAATGTTTTAGAGAAAAGAATAATTTCTTTTATTGAAGATGGGTTGGAATGGGTTATAATCTCCGGCCAATTGGGTGTTGAATTATGGTGTGCTGAAGTTGTTCTTGGCTTAAAAAAGCAATACCCCCAACTAAGGCTTGCTGTATTAACACCTTTTTATAACCAAGAAAGTAATTGGAATGAACTTCGAAAAGAACAATATGGTCGTGTTTTACAACAAGCGGATTATGTCGATAGTATTACAAAGAGAGATTATGAAAATCCGAGCCAATTGAAATTGAAAAATCAATTCATTGTCGAGAAAAGTGACGGACTTTTAGTTATTTATGATGATGACAAACCAGGTTCGCCAAGTTATTATTTATCTTATGCGAAGCAAAGGTGTGAAGGTTCTAACTATCAGATCTTTTATATTTTTCCTGATGAAATTGAACAAGCCTATCAAGATGAGATCTCTCATTGGTAA
- the gpsB gene encoding cell division regulator GpsB, giving the protein MVEKKIAQLTPKEILEKEFKTSLKGYNQDEVDKFLDTVIKDYELFQKRIDVLENENAKLKLDADKLAQQQTRQVPPAGNTNYDILKRLSNLEKHVFGNKLFD; this is encoded by the coding sequence ATGGTTGAAAAAAAAATTGCACAACTAACACCAAAGGAAATATTAGAAAAAGAATTTAAAACTAGCTTAAAAGGTTATAACCAAGATGAGGTTGATAAATTTTTAGATACTGTGATAAAAGACTATGAGTTATTCCAAAAGAGAATTGACGTATTAGAAAATGAAAATGCTAAGCTTAAGCTAGATGCAGATAAACTAGCACAACAACAAACTCGCCAAGTACCTCCAGCAGGAAATACAAATTACGATATCTTAAAAAGATTATCGAATTTAGAGAAACATGTTTTCGGAAATAAACTTTTTGACTAA
- a CDS encoding reverse transcriptase-like protein yields the protein MIEVYIDGASTGNPGQAGAGIFIKENGKVDHFSFPLGEMTSHEAEFYALIKALEICSERGYAVVSFRTDSKIVEDTVEKRYAKREPYKSLMNKALPYIDNFDLFFIKWIPGKNNATADHLAKKAIQMNRK from the coding sequence TTGATCGAAGTATATATTGACGGGGCTAGCACTGGTAACCCAGGTCAGGCTGGTGCTGGAATTTTTATTAAAGAGAATGGAAAAGTAGATCATTTCTCATTTCCACTAGGAGAGATGACAAGTCACGAAGCTGAATTTTACGCTTTAATTAAAGCGCTTGAGATTTGTTCTGAAAGAGGATATGCTGTTGTTTCATTTCGAACAGATTCGAAGATTGTTGAAGATACTGTAGAAAAACGTTATGCAAAGCGTGAGCCATATAAATCTTTAATGAATAAAGCCCTCCCATACATAGACAACTTTGACTTATTTTTTATTAAGTGGATTCCCGGGAAAAATAATGCAACTGCAGATCACTTAGCTAAGAAAGCCATACAAATGAACCGGAAATAA